The proteins below come from a single Mustela nigripes isolate SB6536 chromosome 14, MUSNIG.SB6536, whole genome shotgun sequence genomic window:
- the FOXE3 gene encoding forkhead box protein E3, with the protein MTGRSDMEPPAAFSGFPALPSVAPSGPPPSPLAGAEPGPEPEEAAAGRGEQESAPAPGPGRRRRRPLQRGKPPYSYIALIAMALAHAPGRRLTLAAIYRFITERFAFYRDSPRKWQNSIRHNLTLNDCFVKVPREPGNPGKGNYWTLDPAAADMFDNGSFLRRRKRFKRAELPALPAAGPPPFPYAPYAPAPGPALLAPPPPAAAPGPSPPARLFSVDSLVSLPPELAGLGAPEPPCCPAPDAAAAAFAPCPAAASPPLYSPGPERLGLPAPRPGPGPLPAEPLLALAGPAAALGPLGPGEAYLRPPGYAPGLERYL; encoded by the coding sequence ATGACCGGGCGCAGCGACATGGAGCCGCCCGCCGCTTTCTCGGGCTTCCCCGCCCTGCCCTCGGTCGCGCCGTCGGGGCCGCCGCCGTCGCCACTAGCCGGGGCCGAACCGGGGCCGGAGCCCGAGGAGGCGGCCGCGGGCCGCGGGGAGCAGGAGTCCGCCCCCGCACCGGGCCCgggacggcggcggcggcggcccctgCAGCGCGGGAAGCCGCCCTACTCGTACATCGCGCTCATCGCCATGGCGCTGGCGCACGCCCCGGGCCGCCGCCTCACGCTGGCCGCCATCTACCGCTTCATCACCGAGCGCTTCGCCTTCTACCGCGACAGCCCGCGCAAGTGGCAGAACAGCATCCGCCACAACCTGACGCTCAACGACTGCTTCGTCAAGGTGCCGCGCGAGCCGGGCAACCCGGGCAAGGGCAACTACTGGACGCTCGACCCCGCGGCCGCCGACATGTTCGACAACGGCAGCTTCCTGCGGCGCCGCAAGCGCTTCAAGCGCGCCGAGCTGCCGGCGCTGCCCGCCGCCGGCCCGCCGCCCTTCCCCTACGCGCCCTACGCGCCCGCGCCCGGCCCCGCTCTGCTCGCCCCGCCGCCACCCGCCGCCGCGCCCGGGCCCTCGCCGCCCGCGCGCCTCTTCAGCGTCGACAGCTTGGTGAGCCTGCCGCCCGAGCTGGCGGGGCTGGGCGCCCCCGAGCCGCCCTGCTGCCCCGCGCCCGACGCCGCCGCCGCAGCCTTCGCCCCCTGCCCGGCCGCAGCCTCCCCGCCGCTCTACTCGCCGGGCCCCGAGCGCCTGGGGCTGCCGGCGccgcgccccggccccggcccgctCCCCGCCGAGCCCCTGCTGGCGCTGGCCGGGCCCGCCGCCGCGCTCGGCCCGCTCGGCCCCGGGGAGGCCTACCTGCGGCCGCCGGGCTACGCGCCCGGGCTCGAGCGCTACCTGTGA